A genomic region of Saccopteryx bilineata isolate mSacBil1 chromosome 1, mSacBil1_pri_phased_curated, whole genome shotgun sequence contains the following coding sequences:
- the MAB21L2 gene encoding protein mab-21-like 2 codes for MIAAQAKLVYQLNKYYTERCQARKAAIAKTIREVCKVVSDVLKEVEVQEPRFISSLSEIDARYEGLEVISPTEFEVVLYLNQMGVFNFVDDGSLPGCAVLKLSDGRKRSMSLWVEFITASGYLSARKIRSRFQTLVAQAVDKCSYRDVVKMIADTSEVKLRIRERYVVQITPAFKCTGIWPRSAAQWPMPHIPWPGPNRVAEVKAEGFNLLSKECYSLTGKQSSAESDAWVLQFGEAENRLLMGGCRNKCLSVLKTLRDRHLELPGQPLNNYHMKTLLLYECEKHPRETDWDEACLGDRLNGILLQLISCLQCRRCPHYFLPNLDLFQGKPHSALESAAKQTWRLAREILTNPKSLDKL; via the coding sequence ATGATCGCCGCTCAGGCCAAGCTGGTTTACCAGCTCAATAAATACTACACGGAGCGCTGCCAAGCGCGCAAGGCGGCCATCGCCAAGACCATCCGAGAGGTCTGTAAGGTGGTCTCGGACGTGCTCAAGGAAGTGGAGGTGCAGGAGCCTCGCTTCATCAGCTCCCTGAGCGAGATCGATGCCCGCTACGAAGGGCTGGAGGTCATCTCGCCCACAGAATTCGAGGTGGTGCTCTACCTAAACCAGATGGGCGTCTTCAACTTCGTGGACGACGGCTCGCTGCCCGGCTGCGCGGTGCTCAAGCTGAGCGATGGTCGGAAGCGGAGCATGTCTCTCTGGGTTGAGTTCATCACAGCGTCCGGCTACCTCTCCGCACGCAAGATCCGGTCTCGTTTCCAGACGCTGGTGGCTCAGGCGGTGGACAAGTGCAGCTATCGGGACGTGGTCAAGATGATCGCGGACACCAGCGAGGTCAAGTTGCGCATCAGGGAGCGCTACGTGGTTCAGATAACTCCGGCGTTCAAGTGCACTGGCATCTGGCCTCGTAGTGCGGCACAGTGGCCTATGCCTCACATCCCCTGGCCCGGCCCCAATCGGGTGGCGGAGGTCAAGGCCGAAGGCTTCAACTTGCTCTCCAAGGAGTGCTACTCGCTGACGGGCAAGCAGAGCTCTGCAGAGAGCGACGCCTGGGTGCTCCAGTTCGGGGAGGCTGAGAACCGCCTGCTGATGGGAGGCTGCCGAAACAAGTGTCTGTCGGTGCTGAAGACGCTGCGGGACCGCCACCTGGAGCTGCCGGGCCAGCCACTCAACAACTACCACATGAAGACGCTGCTGCTGTACGAGTGTGAGAAGCACCCGCGGGAAACGGACTGGGACGAGGCCTGCCTGGGCGACCGGCTCAACGGCATCCTGCTGCAGCTCATCTCCTGCCTGCAGTGCCGCCGCTGCCCTCACTACTTTCTGCCCAACCTCGACCTCTTCCAGGGCAAGCCCCACTCGGCCCTGGAGAGTGCTGCCAAGCAGACCTGGAGGTTGGCCAGGGAAATTCTCACCAATCCCAAAAGCCTAGACAAACTATAG